The genomic window gcgctggaaagctgatcctgtattaacacgggtcctactacttgccttatcgtaagcctttcttcgctttcttactttgtttttatcctccatgtcaatgttaaaaccgctttctgctaatgttacacatgcgcactgaacactctctccgcccatattgacaagacccgcccctttttGCTCATTGGCCTAcctttaactttacacaggctcTAAcgaaaaattagcagtaaacagtagcctaccaagaaagtcattggtcactatcttcctgatcctgtgcactgaaaccactgaagtcatctccttcggtgtcggagttatcccgttcggcaatttcattggtcaaatgaaagcttcatgctgCCAAAGAACTGAGCACGTCacataatatgttttttttttttttaatttttttttttgaaaaatccattgtttaagccgcaagattcaaagcgtgggaaaaaagttgctgcttatagtccggaaaatacggtaatATTATTTCATAGCCATTGAAGCTTATCTGAacaagaacatacagtacatcacaaaTTAATATTGAGCAGGTCGGCCACATGCCAAAAAAAGTTTTCACTGCAGACGGTTTAGTTCATATAtctttttccctctgattttacggttaaaatttttaatttgtttttgtgtgtttgtattctaTCTGCTGTAACTAAAAGCTCAgtgaaatttgatttttttttgctgctaatTTGCTTTTGAACTTCTGTTCAACATTTCTGATACCATTATGACTCTTAAGGGCAAAAAGGCCATTAGGTCTTCCGAGTTATGGCCAATTAGAAGCATATGTTTAAATTTTTTAGTACTTCAGTGTATAATACAGTATCTCTGCAAATGGTTGTCATGAGTGCTCTCCCTATAAAAGCTCTAGTAGGTTTCATTATTTAAGAAGAGACTGCACAgatattttgttgttattgttgttgtaggATTTAATCTTTTTACACTCTCCCACTTTCTCAGGCGTTAGCTGCTCTGACGAGGACGAAAAGCCTCGCAAACGCCGCCGCACCAACTCCTCAGGTTCATCACCTGTTCTGCTCAAGGAGGTGCCTAAAGTGACCCCACCCGCCTCAAAGAGCATCACGGTGCCGGTGAGCGGCAGCCCGAAGATGAGCAACCTGATGCAGAGCATCGCAAACTCGCTGCCACCACACATGTCTCCAGTGAAAATCACCTTCACCAAGCCGAGCACACAGGCCACTAACACCGCCCCCCAGAAAGTCAGTACACACTCCTCTTCATCCCCCTCCTCTTCATCTCTGTTAACtgtgtttttaattcattccaACCTAAACTTGTAGACAGATTGGGTAGTTGTCATTTTTACTATTTACCACCaattaaacaaagtaaaaatcTTTTAcgtagtcaaagataacaactGATTCAGGACATCACTAATATTAGACTGCAAAGAAAACACACCAGCTTGCAGGTCCATTAACAGACATGCACAGCTaccacattcattttaaaattttattgttaatgaCAACAAATAATCACTGGAATAAATAAGACTAATTATAAAATAGTCTGTGTTATTACAATGATTTAGGACGTACCTTTCCTTAAAACGCACTCGTTTCCTTGTAGGTTAATAATCAGCCTTCCTTGGATGGAGGATGTTATGTCTGTAGGAGTGTTTGTAAGTTAATAATGTAAGCTGGTTTGTGTGCTGCTCTAGTTGAATAGGATTAGATAGTGAATTGCAGCCTATTCACTATGACCCAGTGCAAATATTTCACTTTGCAAACGTGTTAAGCACCAAGCCGCCGCGCCCTCAGCGAGAGCATTTCattaagattagattagattagattcaactttattgtcattacacatgtacaagtacaaggcaacgaaatgcagtttaggtctaaccagagtgcaatagcagcaagtgcaggatatacagtttgtacaagatttaaataagttaaatagagtggtaatatggaagtcttttacaggtgtgtgtgtactatgaacataatatacagatttactgaaatttacagaaggatatgtgctgtatcaaaatatatggctattcgtataaacagtaatttacaggtgtgtatgtactatgaatctaatatacaggtgaatgtatatgtgctatgaacataatgtacagataaatatatatatatatatatatatatatatatatatatatatatatatatatgtactatgaatataatatgcagatggctattactataaactgaaatttacagaaaggtatgtgctataaacaaaatattgttattactataaacaaaattatacagtaggatatgtactatgaacataatataatgtattgtgttactataaacagaaacagaaatcgGGTGGGTATATACAATGGTAAagcaatggtgagcagcaatacgaaaaaaaagagtaagtgtgcaaatgagcagTTTTGtgtaacagtccattagtgcaGTAACGAAGTGTGGGGTGAGAATTGAGCAAATGTACAAGTGATCAGAAGTTTTTGTGTAGACAGTCCATTAGCGCAATAGCAAAGTGAGAGCTGGGGGGGATGTAACAATGTATGTAGGACAGTAGGATCAGCGAGGGGAaatactgttgtagaaaggacattatttacattttaattatttcctagccagtgtcactcaaatgggGGAGTTTGggtcctctcaatgtttcttcctcatatcttctcagggagtttttccttgtcaccgtCACcaccagcttgctcattagggatagatgttagtgatatatgcattttttttacattttaaattaaggttttaaaattcattttaaacgttacatttatttatttatttatttatttatttcggtttatatgcttctgtaaagctgctttgatacaatgtgaaattttaaaagtgctataaatgaattgaattgaaaaagttcatttttgATTGTAGAATTGGCTTCATCTAGACTGAAATACATTTAACTTACACTCTTTACCATCTTCCTGAATTTCCATACCTCTGCCTCACTAGTCATTTTGACATCATTTTGACTAGATGACACCCCCACAGTTGCAACTAATCTGTGCAGCCCTGAGCTGATAAATCAGGCCACTAGAACAGAGGTGTTCAGCCTTTTCTGCCAAAGGCCGGCATGAGTGCAAGTTTTCATTGCagtcaagcaggagccacatccgattccacctgtttaattgGCTGATCTTGGTTTTTACTAGACTCAGGTGActtttctgcttggttggatTGAGAGCTTGCATCCACGCCGGTCATTTCTAAATAAGATTGTACACACTATTTAAGTACACAGTGTGCAACAGTACGAGTCACTACACAGTCAACCACAAGAGCAGCATCTGGATAAACCAAAGGGAATGGAACAATCACATATGAAGTAAACCACCATATGAGAGTGTAGCAGTGTATAAAGCTTATAAGATGAGTAACCgctgtgtttaataaaattcCTCTTCTTTTCTACTTCCCATTCTGacttattgtaattatttttttttgctgctccTTAGGTTATTATTGTTACCACATCTGCAAGCTCCAGCTTTGTTCCCAACATCCTCTCCAAGTCTCATAACTATGCAGCTGTGTCAAAGCTGGTGTCCAGTTCTGCAGTCACATCATCCGGTCAGAAGCAGACCATGGTGATATCAGCAGGCAACACCACAGCTCCAGGCTCTGTCGCCGTGACGACTGTGGTGTCCTCCACTCCGTCTGTGGTCATGTCCACTGTGGCTCAAAGTAAGTAAAAGTGTGTATGGAAGAATAATTTAGacaatgtgttttaaatattagtttGAAGTTCtcatatagttttttattttttataattagttATGTTGATAGATTTCTTTGGTCAATTTTTGGATGTCGGATTGGCTCTGtctgtcgttctctctctctgtgtgtgtgtgtgtgtgtgtacatctttATATACAGCTGGCTCTACAGCAGCAGTGAAAGTGGCCTCAGCGAGAATGCCCTCCCCCAAAGCTCTGGTGGGTTCTTCCTCTCAGATCCTCCAGTTCCCTaagcaacaacagcaacagtCGCAGCAGTCAGTTTCACCCAAAGGCCTATCTGCgtctcctctctcttcctcacctCAAACCACCAGTACAGTGTCGGTGTCCAAACCCACCATACAGATTAAACAAGAGTCAGGTGAGAACCTGAAGTGACTCATCATGTGGAATCCACAATCTGACGTCCCAAATCTCAGTCAACCAGACTGAAACAGCTTAGAGTAATAAAACCCTTGATGAGCAGATATGTGGTAGAAAATGCAGTAtcagttttgtcatttttgattACAACTAATTTATGAGTATCaacaatattttgtatttacgACTTTTGAAATCTTCTGTATGATCAGCGACTTGTgtgatatgtttaaaaaaagctaaaagaTGTATATATAGAGTTAAAAGGTATATTTGTGTCTAATAAAGACTGTTCAGTTTTATATCAGAATTTTATTGATCGCATATTATGTATTACATAAACATACAAGTGAACTAGTTATTATGCATTTAAGCGGTTTTCCCTCACATGAACAGCCAGATGAGAAAACGATGCACGATGTTCATGTATGGACCAAATGTGTGCAGGTGTGAAGATCATCACCCAGCAGATGCAGCCTAGTAAGATTTTGCCGAAGCCCTCGAGTGCAGCCATGACGAGTAGCAGCTCTGGTCCCATCATGGTAGTGAGCAGTAATGGAGCTATTATGACCACAAAGCTGGTCTCCACCCCTACAGGTACATCAGGTTTGAACACTAACCCCAAATTTAATTAGTTCTTTAATTTTAGTTCAAAACCAGCAAACTGAGCTAAACAATGTAGTATACTGTCTGTGTAGATTATACAGCGATTCCTCTACGAATAAGTAGTAGTCAAGTTTGCATCTGTTAAATGATGCCTTTAATGAGTAATAGTTAGCTGAAGTGGATACATTTAgattataaaacacatttactttataaaatacacaaaacaaaatgaagtatGCATACCaagtgtgtgtcgtgtgtgcaGGGACCCAGGCTACGTACACCCGGCCCTCAGTAACACCCTCCATCGGAGCTCGAATGGCCACATCACCTGCTGGGACCACATACGTCAAAACCACCAGCGGCAGCATTATAACAGTGGTGCCCAAGTCTCTTGCTACACTGGGCGGGAAGATCATCAGCACCAACATGGTTTCTGGTAATTTGACAAGAGAAAATACACCAAAAGGAGGAACAGTGTTTTAATATGTGTCATTGATGACACACTGAGTGTATAGTTATTGTAAAAGTTGATAGGTGCTCCCTTATTCCTCTAGTCATGGCAAGATAAAACATGAAACCATGAATCCtcacaagtcaagtcaagaagcttttattgtcatttcaaccatatatagctgttgcagtacatagcgaCGATTACGTGTTCATAATAAGCTTAATGAGAAATGTTTGACTAGACATCCACATAGATTGAGTGTGAATAACTGCGACACTTTCTCTCTGTAGCCCGTAGTGTGATTTCATGACTGAATTTTTAAATGACAGGCACCACTACAAAGATCACTACTATTCCCATGACCTCCAAACCCAATGTCATCGTGGTGCAGAAAACCACTGGGAAAGGAACCACCATCCAGGGCTTACCTGGGAAGAACGTGGTCACCACACTGTTAAACGCTGGGGTAGGACCATAGTAATAATctttaagctttattttttcctaTAGACAATGTGTTGTGAGTTAAAgcatattaaatgtgtgtgtgtgttcctcagggGGAGAAAGCACTGCAGGCTGTACCGGGAGCAAAGCCTGCCATCATTACAGCTTCTCGGCCCATCACGAAGATGATTGTAACCCAGCCGAAGAGTCTGGGCTCGGCTGTGCAGCCTTCTACCACCACCAAGCTCATCCCCACCAAGATAGTCTACGGCCAGCAGGGCAAGACCCAGGTCTGCTACAGAGTCGTGCATCAGATCATTTTAGAAAACGCCTGATTCACCTTGTGCAAGAAACAGCATTTCACCCAGAATGCCTTGCAGGTGCTGATCAAGCCGAAGCCAATGGCGTTTCAGGCGACAGTAGTGAGTGAGCATGCAAGGCAGCTGGTGAGTGAGACGCTGCAGCAGGTGACCCGTGGTCCTGAGGCTGGCGTAATAGCAGGCCAGGAGGGGGCGCTCAAGGACGACTCTCCGTCCTACATGGAAAGCAGCCCAACATCTTCAGACAATACTCATGGTAAGGGATTGCAGTGAGCAAGCCTCATGCTTTACAGTTTTTACTAATGTAAAATTTCACTCGTTCTTCCAAAATTCCACAattatgaaagttttttttctttaatgttttagaagtttaaaattatttctttaatgtttaaaagtgttcggggaaaattttttttcagcagcatGCGTATTATTCTAGCATGATATTAGAGAAATATATTACTAGAAGTACAGTGTAAGCTGTGTATTGCTCTGTGtaatatgtataaaaagagtaacCCAtttagtattttacattttgagcTCAAACAATAAAGTAAACATGATGTATATGGCCAAGAAATATCGTGAACCATCAAACATGTggcagccccaaagcatgaatGACCCACCACCAGATTTTACATGGTTAACGCATGCTTTTCCTCACATACAGTCACCTTTTGTCACCAAACctgctgattgtgtgtgtgtgtgcttgagcaATACGCTTGTTTTGATCTTACTGACCACAACACAATGCTAAGTGTGGTTCTGATGAGGCTCGCTGACCTTCAGACATGCCTGATCTTGTGAGACAGTCTCAGGACCGCCTTCTTCTTTCCTGCATTGCTTCTAAACAACTTATTGCtgtgaaaaaaatgcttttaattgatcatatttactcatttattgtatttatgaaATCCAGTGATTTGAAATCAACCAAATGGTGTCATTTCAAATCTGTGATTTCTGAGTGCTTCCTCTTTCACCATCCTCTTCATAGTGTGTTCATATCCAAATCCAGGCAAATTTGCTgtttaatacataaaacaatTGTATCCCCATCTGTCTTTTTTAACTACTTCGGTATTTTTTATATCcattacttgattttttttttttttcgctgcTCAGCAACCATATTTAACTTTATTGTTCTTTGGATGGAGATTTTTCACATGTGCAGCTGCATAATTAGACCCCAGGGCAACAGGACATGGCTAACAGATTTTATCAAGaagatataaaatgtgtatgtttGAAAAGACAAAGATTTATAAATAGCTCTAACAAGACTATTTATGTTCATAtgctattattattgattatgtaACTAACATTTTGCTGATTTTTATGAATCATATATTACATTGTTCTAACACATCTGTGACTATCTATTAGTAGCTGTTATTTAGAATAatgaaagtgttaaaaaaaaaaaaaagctgacaaCAAACAAATGGGTATCAGGAGGAAAACTAAAGTGGATATGTATCTAAGGATAGCATGTGATATAGACTGACATTTATAATTActgatgaattaatgaataattagcatattaatgtttttacgTTTGACTTTTCCATCATCTCCAGACACCCAGGCGGTCGTGCATGTCATCAGCTCCAGGGCCCAGGACTGGACAGAACAAGAAGTCTCAGTGGAAGCGAGTCCCACCATCATTTACCAGGACATGAGTGGTGAAGCTCAGTCTGCCACGTCTACCATTAAAGCCCTGTTGGAGCTGCAGCAGACCAcaggtatgtgtgtttgtgtaagtggaGGCTCCTTCACCTGTTACTCCTCTTTTTAGTCAGCTTTTCTGGTGCTGATAATAACACGCAGCTGTGTTACTCTGGATTTTAGCGAAGGAAAAGGCAGAGGCCAAGCTTCGGCAGCACACCATTGATCTGAGTCAGATGGCAGTGCCAATACAGATGTCTACAGAGAGGAGACAGTCACCTGAACCCTCAGGCCAGGCTGCAGGCGAGCCTGAGACCCCAGCAGACGCCACTGGTATCCGTACTGATGCTTATTGAAACATGCTCCTTTACTAAAGTGCTCTGTGAGCACAAATCAAAAGCCTAAAACcgagaaacatttatttatttttatgactcAGGTGTTTttgatattataaataattgatTTCTTTTTGCCATTTACAAGcctgtttaaaaatacacaccGCTGAAGTAAATGTTTTCGAGTCCAAAGTCACTTCAAGTGTTTAGAGTTTAGAGATTTGAAGTTGCTGTAATTCAGTAACTGAGCCACTGACATTAGCTTTGTTCTAGAAGCAGTTAGCAGTTTTGAAACCTGAGTTTCTCGATGCAGTGGGAAATGTTTGTACTTAGTGTGTGAattagagtgtttgtgtgtatgaacgTGCTGAACGAGAAACGTTTGTTTATACGTTCAGGTAAAGTGGTGAAGGCTGCAGCAGGAGGTGAAGTGTCTGCATCCTGCAGTCAGTCATCAGCTCTGTCTTCCACGGTGAAAAGCTCGAACACTGCTCTGTCCACCAGCACCAGCTCAATCACTGTTCAGGTACTAGGATTTGCCACActgttgttaaaaataaatgcactcGCATATGCACTTCTATACTGTAGCTCGCTTTGAAGTAAGAAACCCTACGTTAAATTTCTTTAATAGGAAATGTTTACTAAAGCAGCTGTTTGTAATCGCTGTTGTGCTAAAAGATAAAATCTTACTTGGTGAACTGTTAGCAGTAAATTCAATTTCTGGCACCTTGGGGACAATGTTGTGCTCACTTTGCAAAAAATCTCTACTCTTACAAAGGGGCTTTTCACTGTAAAAATTTTAACCTTCTTATACAATAAGACAGAGCCATGATCACATCAGcctgtgtaaaaaatatatttgagtgtgtgtgagagagagtgtgtgtgtgtgtgtgtgtgtgagagagagtgtgtgtgtgtgtgtgtgtgtgtgtgagagagagtgtgtgtgtgagagagtgtgtgtgtgtgtgtgtgtacgttctaacctggctgctgctgctgctgctggccaGTTTtttgagagagggggggggggggggtgtgagGGAGGGTGAGGgcatgtgtgagcgagtgtgtgtgtgtgagcgagtgagtgtgtgtgagcgagtgtgtgtgagcgagtgtgtgtgagcgagtgtgtgtgagcgagtgtgtgtgagcgagtgtgtgtgagcgagtgtgtgtgagcgagtgtgtgtgagcgagtgtgtgtgtgcgagtgtgtgtgtgagtgtgtgtgcgagagcgcgggtgtgagagagagggggtgtgtgagggagggtgagggcatgtgtgtgtgtgtgagatccacAGTAGTGTATGAATCGACAGTAAAAAATCTCTTATTTGTGCCTGCATTTAAATACTCCCCTATACACCTGCCAATGGGGCTTCATTCAGGTGTAATGCAAACTCTGCATACAGATAAGATGACAGTTTTCTAGTcaaagagaaatgtgtgtgtgtgtgtgtgtgtgtgtgtgttgcaggcaGGAGCAGGCAAGCCCTTGGAAGAGCAAGCCATAGTGGAGGAAGGTGAAATGGAAGGTGACACATTGGACCCTCAAACTGGACTGTTCTACAGAGCAGTGACTCCCTCAGccccacctcctccacctcctcctcctcccactCTTCAGCAACACCGCACCCCGACACACACCCTTAGCAAGCCAGTGGTGCTCTCCATATCCACTCCCACCAAGTCGACTCTCAGCCAGACCGAGGCCTCTAAACTCAGccccagcaccagcaccagacctccagctccagctccagTGACCACACGGGTGGATAAACCCTCTGTCTCTCCTGCTCCTTCTCTTTCCACTCCATCTGGAT from Tachysurus vachellii isolate PV-2020 chromosome 20, HZAU_Pvac_v1, whole genome shotgun sequence includes these protein-coding regions:
- the emsy gene encoding BRCA2-interacting transcriptional repressor EMSY isoform X1; protein product: MIQQEKPQLPATMPVVWPMLLDLSRDDCKRILRKLELEAYAGVISALRAQGDLTKDKKDLLGELTKVLSISTERHRAEVRRAVNDERLTTIAYHMSGPNSSSEWSIEGRRLVPLMPRLVPQTAFTVTANAVASATAHQNSSLLLPAETGNKEVVVCYSYTSTTATPPSVTAPSGSVAATVKSPRPTSPASNVVVLPSGSTVYVKSVSCSDEDEKPRKRRRTNSSGSSPVLLKEVPKVTPPASKSITVPVSGSPKMSNLMQSIANSLPPHMSPVKITFTKPSTQATNTAPQKVIIVTTSASSSFVPNILSKSHNYAAVSKLVSSSAVTSSGQKQTMVISAGNTTAPGSVAVTTVVSSTPSVVMSTVAQTGSTAAVKVASARMPSPKALVGSSSQILQFPKQQQQQSQQSVSPKGLSASPLSSSPQTTSTVSVSKPTIQIKQESGVKIITQQMQPSKILPKPSSAAMTSSSSGPIMVVSSNGAIMTTKLVSTPTGTQATYTRPSVTPSIGARMATSPAGTTYVKTTSGSIITVVPKSLATLGGKIISTNMVSGTTTKITTIPMTSKPNVIVVQKTTGKGTTIQGLPGKNVVTTLLNAGGEKALQAVPGAKPAIITASRPITKMIVTQPKSLGSAVQPSTTTKLIPTKIVYGQQGKTQNALQVLIKPKPMAFQATVVSEHARQLVSETLQQVTRGPEAGVIAGQEGALKDDSPSYMESSPTSSDNTHDTQAVVHVISSRAQDWTEQEVSVEASPTIIYQDMSGEAQSATSTIKALLELQQTTAKEKAEAKLRQHTIDLSQMAVPIQMSTERRQSPEPSGQAAGEPETPADATGKVVKAAAGGEVSASCSQSSALSSTVKSSNTALSTSTSSITVQAGAGKPLEEQAIVEEGEMEGDTLDPQTGLFYRAVTPSAPPPPPPPPPTLQQHRTPTHTLSKPVVLSISTPTKSTLSQTEASKLSPSTSTRPPAPAPVTTRVDKPSVSPAPSLSTPSGSGAQHTPPTKSIHTPQLPRLQQAPSSHNRPKTHTQLSQPPPLQAHHPVTSDKLASSSSQTIITQGAAVTKITFGATPVSSSSSEAAVKLHAESSSEKPNVSDILKISMMEAEIEPGTEAVVVDSSSDCSTFSKAASTSPLISSSKHTLTHTHSAFGRIQKSKDLDIIQVIPQYSIMPDSSQSNVVVEPSGFLEITDYTSQRLDDEATLDQEVDSSNDEGAAPSPMETCADQSQ
- the emsy gene encoding BRCA2-interacting transcriptional repressor EMSY isoform X3 codes for the protein MIQQEKPQLPATMPVVWPMLLDLSRDDCKRILRKLELEAYAGVISALRAQGDLTKDKKDLLGELTKVLSISTERHRAEVRRAVNDERLTTIAYHMSGPNSSSEWSIEGRRLVPLMPRLVPQTAFTVTANAVASATAHQNSSLLLPAETGNKEVVVCYSYTSTTATPPSVTAPSGSVAATVKSPRPTSPASNVVVLPSGSTVYVKSVSCSDEDEKPRKRRRTNSSGSSPVLLKEVPKVTPPASKSITVPVSGSPKMSNLMQSIANSLPPHMSPVKITFTKPSTQATNTAPQKVIIVTTSASSSFVPNILSKSHNYAAVSKLVSSSAVTSSGQKQTMVISAGNTTAPGSVAVTTVVSSTPSVVMSTVAQTGSTAAVKVASARMPSPKALVGSSSQILQFPKQQQQQSQQSVSPKGLSASPLSSSPQTTSTVSVSKPTIQIKQESGVKIITQQMQPSKILPKPSSAAMTSSSSGPIMVVSSNGAIMTTKLVSTPTGTQATYTRPSVTPSIGARMATSPAGTTYVKTTSGSIITVVPKSLATLGGKIISTNMVSGTTTKITTIPMTSKPNVIVVQKTTGKGTTIQGLPGKNVVTTLLNAGGEKALQAVPGAKPAIITASRPITKMIVTQPKSLGSAVQPSTTTKLIPTKIVYGQQGKTQVLIKPKPMAFQATVVSEHARQLVSETLQQVTRGPEAGVIAGQEGALKDDSPSYMESSPTSSDNTHDTQAVVHVISSRAQDWTEQEVSVEASPTIIYQDMSGEAQSATSTIKALLELQQTTAKEKAEAKLRQHTIDLSQMAVPIQMSTERRQSPEPSGQAAGEPETPADATGKVVKAAAGGEVSASCSQSSALSSTVKSSNTALSTSTSSITVQAGAGKPLEEQAIVEEGEMEGDTLDPQTGLFYRAVTPSAPPPPPPPPPTLQQHRTPTHTLSKPVVLSISTPTKSTLSQTEASKLSPSTSTRPPAPAPVTTRVDKPSVSPAPSLSTPSGSGAQHTPPTKSIHTPQLPRLQQAPSSHNRPKTHTQLSQPPPLQAHHPVTSDKLASSSSQTIITQGAAVTKITFGATPVSSSSSEAAVKLHAESSSEKPNVSDILKISMMEAEIEPGTEAVVVDSSSDCSTFSKAASTSPLISSSKHTLTHTHSAFGRIQKSKDLDIIQVIPQYSIMPDSSQSNVVVEPSGFLEITDYTSQRLDDEATLDQEVDSSNDEGAAPSPMETCADQSQ
- the emsy gene encoding BRCA2-interacting transcriptional repressor EMSY isoform X2, with protein sequence MIQQEKPQLPATMPVVWPMLLDLSRDDCKRILRKLELEAYAGVISALRAQGDLTKDKKDLLGELTKVLSISTERHRAEVRRAVNDERLTTIAYHMSGPNSSSEWSIEGRRLVPLMPRLVPQTAFTVTANAVASATAHQNSSLLLPAETGNKEVVVCYSYTSTTATPPSVTAPSGSVAATVKSPRPTSPASNVVVLPSGSTVYVKSVSCSDEDEKPRKRRRTNSSGSSPVLLKEVPKVTPPASKSITVPVSGSPKMSNLMQSIANSLPPHMSPVKITFTKPSTQATNTAPQKVIIVTTSASSSFVPNILSKSHNYAAVSKLVSSSAVTSSGQKQTMVISAGNTTAPGSVAVTTVVSSTPSVVMSTVAQSSTAAVKVASARMPSPKALVGSSSQILQFPKQQQQQSQQSVSPKGLSASPLSSSPQTTSTVSVSKPTIQIKQESGVKIITQQMQPSKILPKPSSAAMTSSSSGPIMVVSSNGAIMTTKLVSTPTGTQATYTRPSVTPSIGARMATSPAGTTYVKTTSGSIITVVPKSLATLGGKIISTNMVSGTTTKITTIPMTSKPNVIVVQKTTGKGTTIQGLPGKNVVTTLLNAGGEKALQAVPGAKPAIITASRPITKMIVTQPKSLGSAVQPSTTTKLIPTKIVYGQQGKTQNALQVLIKPKPMAFQATVVSEHARQLVSETLQQVTRGPEAGVIAGQEGALKDDSPSYMESSPTSSDNTHDTQAVVHVISSRAQDWTEQEVSVEASPTIIYQDMSGEAQSATSTIKALLELQQTTAKEKAEAKLRQHTIDLSQMAVPIQMSTERRQSPEPSGQAAGEPETPADATGKVVKAAAGGEVSASCSQSSALSSTVKSSNTALSTSTSSITVQAGAGKPLEEQAIVEEGEMEGDTLDPQTGLFYRAVTPSAPPPPPPPPPTLQQHRTPTHTLSKPVVLSISTPTKSTLSQTEASKLSPSTSTRPPAPAPVTTRVDKPSVSPAPSLSTPSGSGAQHTPPTKSIHTPQLPRLQQAPSSHNRPKTHTQLSQPPPLQAHHPVTSDKLASSSSQTIITQGAAVTKITFGATPVSSSSSEAAVKLHAESSSEKPNVSDILKISMMEAEIEPGTEAVVVDSSSDCSTFSKAASTSPLISSSKHTLTHTHSAFGRIQKSKDLDIIQVIPQYSIMPDSSQSNVVVEPSGFLEITDYTSQRLDDEATLDQEVDSSNDEGAAPSPMETCADQSQ